The following proteins are encoded in a genomic region of Salvelinus namaycush isolate Seneca chromosome 12, SaNama_1.0, whole genome shotgun sequence:
- the LOC120057038 gene encoding nucleolar protein 16-like, whose amino-acid sequence MPKAKKKSKRNKFDYSKDRKKLKKQFKKREAPRIECPQIRNAWSDKKSVARNLRDMGLAFDPNRALPIKTLTFAAVEKTEEAPTLKFVRKPYVLNELVAEANLPEKDTKTLSTDLIEYVQYMIREHSENYKAMARDEKNYYQDTPSQIRRKVDQYKRCHPENYNTFVEFLKGPPQEVVNPV is encoded by the exons ATGCCGAAAGCCAAAAAGAAAAGTAAAAGAAACAAGTTTGATTACAGTAAAGATAGAAAGAAACTGAAAAAGCAGTTTAAGAAAAGAGAAGCCCCTAGAATTGAGTG TCCTCAGATCCGAAATGCCTGGAGTGACAAGAAGTCTGTGGCAAGGAACTTGCGAGACATGGGTCTGGCATTTGACCCTAACCGTGCCCTCCCAATTAAGACACTGACT TTTGCTGCTGTGGAGAAAACTGAAGAAGCTCCCACCCTCAAATTTGTAAGGAAGCCATACGTTCTCAATG AACTTGTGGCAGAGGCCAATCTCCCAGAGAAAGACACAAAGACCTTATCCACAGACTTGATCGAGTACGTGCAGTACATGATCAGGGAACACAGCGAGAACTACAAG GCTATGGCCAGAGATGAGAAGAACTATTACCAGGACACGCCCTCACAGATCAGGAGGAAAGTGGACCAGTATAAACGCTGCCATCCAGAGAATTACAACACCTTTGTGGAGTTTCTCAAAG GACCACCACAGGAAGTTGTGAATCCAGTCTGA
- the LOC120057039 gene encoding ADP-ribosylation factor-like protein 9 produces the protein MRKTHVLVYVVDSSDRKRLPQAKAELHRLLRLDSQLPVVVLGNKQDKHNAMSVWELHEALSLGAVADDRRLFLLAAQLGSDGLIVSRNLQAFQELILQLV, from the exons ATGAGGAAGACGCATGTCCTGGTGTACGTGGTTGACTCCTCTGACAGAAAACGTCTCCCACAGGCCAAGGCTGAGCTGCATCGCCTTCTCAGACTGGATTCACAACTTCCTGTGGTGGTCCTGGGAAACAAACAG GACAAGCACAATGCCATGAGTGTGTGGGAGCTTCATGAGGCCCTGTCTCTGGGGGCGGTGGCTGACGATAGGAGGCTGTTCCTCCTGGCTGCCCAGCTGGGCTCAGATGGCCTGATTGTCTCCCGCAATCTGCAGGCCTTCCAGGAACTGATCCTACAGCTCGTTTGA